The proteins below are encoded in one region of Hordeum vulgare subsp. vulgare chromosome 3H, MorexV3_pseudomolecules_assembly, whole genome shotgun sequence:
- the LOC123443112 gene encoding probable serine/threonine-protein kinase At1g54610 — protein MGCVCGRPAAIDDGRCGQTPPPAGKLSAAGVAVLRREEEARKQARARDEALERRRAAAMAMAACQVRSPVPRALEAEQVAAGWPPWLASVAAEAVRGWVPRRAESFEKLDKIGQGTYSNVYRARDLEKQKIVALKKVRFDNLEPESVKFMAREILILRRLDHPNIIKLEGLVTSRMSCSLYLVFEYMEHDLAGLASFPGLKLTEPQVKCYMQQLLRGLEHCHSRHILHRDIKGSNLLIDNRGILKIADFGLASFFDPEQRHPLTSRVVTLWYRPPELLLGATNYGVAVDLWSTGCILAELYAGKPIMPGRTEVEQLHKIFKLCGSPSEDYWRKSKLPHATIFKPQHPYARRVTDTFKDFPSPALALVDVLLSVDPADRRTASSALQSEFFTTKPYACNPSSLPRYPPSKEYDAKRREEEGRRQGTAGGKQHPERRTRESKAVPAPDANAELVSSLQKRQAQANTKSRSEMFNPCKEDSASGFPIEPPSSTHIIELSGDSKHVYPTRTFHSGPLVNPSKTGTSKHGEHHVRAVADPRDFPVAVSAKPDTRPDDSNGFTQAEAFAHGRRLSESINGHFSGSGKYDQVFHQKDDKSAGRVDGGGAIGYGSKGNKIHHSGPLTSCPSGNVDEMLKENDRQIQEVFRRTRVEKSRVRRAHGHGVEAGLRDLGAVPVFPSSRSSYRAAPQ, from the exons ATGGGCTGCGTGTGCGGCCGCCCCGCGGCCATCGACGACGGCCGGTGCGGCCAGACACCTCCGCCGGCGGGGAAGCTCTCGGCTGCGGGAGTGGCCGTgctgaggagggaggaggaggctcggAAGCAGGCGAGGGCACGGGATGAGGCGCTCGAGAGGAGGCGGGCGGCCGCGATGGCCATGGCGGCGTGCCAGGTGAGGAGCCCGGTGCCGAGGGCGTTGGAGGCGGAGCAGGTGGCGGCCGGGTGGCCGCCGTGGCTCGCCTCCGTCGCCGCCGAGGCCGTGCGCGGCTGGGTGCCGCGCCGCGCCGAGTCCTTCGAGAAGCTCGACAAG ATTGGTCAGGGAACATACAGTAATGTCTACAGAGCTCGTGATCTTGAAAAACAGAAGATTGTTGCTCTAAAGAAAGTACGCTTTGATAATTTGGAGCCCGAGAGTGTGAAATTCATGGCCAGGGAAATCCTCATTTTGCGACGGCTTGATCATCCAAATATTATTAAGCTGGAGGGTCTAgtaacctcaaggatgtcctgtaGCTTATATCTTGTTTTTGAGTACATGGAGCACGACCTAGCTGGCCTAGCTTCTTTTCCTGGACTAAAATTGACCGAGCCTCAG GTTAAATGTTACATGCAACAGCTACTCCGTGGCCTTGAGCATTGTCATAGTCGTCACATTCTGCACCGCGATATTAAGGGTTCCAATCTCTTGATTGATAACCGAGGCATACTGAAGATAGCTGATTTTGGCTTAGCAAGTTTCTTTGATCCTGAACAAAGACACCCTTTGACTAGTCGTGTGGTCACACTTTGGTATAGACCACCAGAACTTCTGCTTGGTGCCACAAATTATGGTGTTGCAGTAGATCTGTGGAGTACCGGCTGCATTCTTGCTGAGCTATATGCTGGCAAGCCTATCATGCCCGGTAGAACAGAG GTTGAGCAGTTGCATAAAATATTTAAACTTTGTGGTTCGCCATCAGAGGACTATTGGAGGAAGTCTAAACTTCCCCATGCGACCATTTTTAAGCCGCAGCATCCATATGCAAGGCGTGTTACTGACACATTTAAAGACTTTCCTTCACCTGCTCTAGCATTAGTAGATGTTCTTCTTTCAGTAGACCCAGCCGATCGACGGACGGCGTCTTCTGCGTTGCAAAGTGAG TTTTTTACAACAAAACCATATGCTTGCAATCCTTCAAGTTTGCCAAGATATCCCCCCAGCAAAGAGTATGATGCAAAACGCCGAGAGGAGGAAGGCCGAAG GCAAGGTACTGCTGGAGGAAAGCAACATCCTGAAAGAAGAACTAGAGAGTCAAAAGCAGTCCCTGCACCTGATGCAAATGCAGAACTAGTATCATCTTTGCAG AAGAGGCAAGCCCAAGCCAATACCAAGAGCAGGAGTGAGATGTTCAATCCTTGCAAGGAAGACTCCGCATCTGGATTTCCAATTGAACCACCCAGTTCAACTCACATCATTGAATTATCCGGAGACTCCAAACACGTCTACCCAACGAGAACCTTCCATTCTGGGCCTTTAGTGAACCCGTCAAAGACTGGAACAAGCAAACACGGAGAACATCATGTACGTGCCGTTGCGGATCCCCGGGATTTTCCTGTGGCTGTATCAGCAAAACCAGATACGCGTCCGGATGACAGCAATGGGTTTACTCAAGCTGAAGCATTTGCTCATGGACGGAGGCTGTCTGAATCTATTAACGGGCACTTCAGTGGTAGCGGGAAGTACGACCAAGTATTCCACCAGAAAGATGATAAGAGCGCCGGCCGGGTGGATGGAGGAGGAGCTATT GGCTACGGATCGAAAGGCAACAAGATCCACCATTCGGGGCCGCTGACCTCCTGCCCTTCGGGCAACGTTGACGAGATGCTCAAGGAGAACGACCGGCAGATCCAGGAGGTTTTCCGGCGAACCCGGGTGGAGAAGTCGAGGGTGAGGAGGGCCCATGGGCACGGCGTGGAGGCCGGGCTAAGAGACTTGGGCGCTGTCCCGGTCTTCCCTTCCAGCCGCTCCAGCTACCGGGCCGCGCCCCAGTGA